From a region of the Corallococcus coralloides DSM 2259 genome:
- a CDS encoding terminase large subunit domain-containing protein has product MGTDAGVAKAGESLLDGIPVITADSHGPHNLMQQLALAAHAAGGTTTGHCNALALTPQELVLLYHEHRYWLRPVQRPPAHFRTWFFMGGRGTGKTYAGAAAVIDEARADPEARILIVGPTYSEIVKNQLEGTSGILTISAPWFFPKVEKSRRKLVWPNGAQATWLPAKNADKFRGHQYTYIWADEPVAWKGDAVAVYKECRVVNRLTTTRMRAQGLPPRMVITTTPAPTVLFREMLGDREGLVLARSSTLENLANLAPDYEAYVRRVMETPEGRREFMGELRFDLDPALYRGVNWNASRIDPKKAPKEYEAIIVSVDPATGEKKGADMHGIVVLGVRMEADGLDHVYVLQDASLRTPEPEVWAREAIKALEAWQPFAKKRANGKPNAWVFAESNTGGSMVKSTIRTVKKVKVLTERAMQSKAERAAPVSSYAKAGLVHMVGKHDKLEAQLAKFTGQEGGHARDDRADAFAWPIYLYVIPKRRNAGAAGRQRGTEDAVLEE; this is encoded by the coding sequence GCATCCCCGTCATCACGGCGGACAGCCACGGCCCCCACAACCTCATGCAGCAGCTCGCGCTGGCGGCCCACGCGGCGGGCGGCACCACCACCGGCCACTGCAACGCGCTGGCCTTGACGCCCCAGGAACTGGTGCTCCTCTATCACGAGCACCGGTACTGGCTGCGCCCCGTCCAGCGCCCGCCCGCGCACTTCCGCACCTGGTTCTTCATGGGCGGGCGCGGCACCGGCAAGACGTACGCGGGCGCCGCCGCCGTCATCGACGAGGCCCGCGCGGACCCCGAGGCGCGCATCCTCATCGTGGGCCCCACCTACTCCGAAATCGTGAAGAACCAGTTGGAGGGGACAAGCGGCATCCTCACCATCTCCGCGCCCTGGTTCTTCCCGAAGGTGGAGAAGTCGCGCCGCAAGCTGGTGTGGCCCAACGGCGCTCAGGCCACGTGGCTGCCTGCGAAGAACGCGGACAAGTTCCGCGGGCACCAGTACACGTACATCTGGGCGGACGAGCCGGTGGCGTGGAAGGGCGATGCGGTGGCCGTCTACAAGGAGTGCCGCGTCGTCAACCGCCTCACCACCACGCGGATGCGCGCCCAGGGCCTGCCGCCGCGCATGGTCATCACCACCACGCCCGCGCCCACGGTGCTCTTCCGCGAGATGCTCGGCGACCGCGAGGGCCTGGTGCTCGCGCGCAGCTCCACGCTGGAGAACCTCGCCAACCTGGCCCCGGACTACGAGGCCTACGTGCGCCGGGTGATGGAGACGCCCGAGGGCCGGCGCGAGTTCATGGGCGAGCTGCGCTTCGACCTGGACCCTGCGCTCTACCGGGGCGTCAACTGGAACGCCTCGCGCATCGACCCGAAGAAGGCGCCGAAGGAGTACGAGGCCATCATCGTCTCGGTGGACCCGGCCACCGGGGAGAAGAAGGGCGCGGACATGCACGGCATCGTCGTGCTCGGCGTGCGCATGGAGGCGGACGGGCTGGACCACGTCTACGTCCTGCAGGACGCTTCGCTCCGCACGCCGGAGCCCGAGGTCTGGGCGCGCGAGGCCATCAAGGCGCTGGAGGCTTGGCAGCCCTTCGCCAAGAAGCGCGCCAACGGGAAGCCGAACGCATGGGTGTTCGCGGAGAGCAACACCGGCGGCTCCATGGTGAAGAGCACCATCCGCACGGTGAAGAAGGTGAAGGTGCTCACCGAGCGCGCCATGCAGTCGAAGGCCGAGCGCGCGGCGCCGGTGTCCTCCTACGCGAAGGCGGGCCTCGTCCACATGGTGGGCAAGCACGACAAGCTGGAGGCTCAGCTGGCGAAGTTCACCGGCCAGGAGGGCGGCCACGCGAGAGACGACCGAGCGGACGCCTTCGCGTGGCCCATCTACCTCTACGTTATCCCGAAGCGCCGCAACGCGGGGGCCGCCGGGCGGCAGCGCGGGACGGAGGACGCGGTGCTCGAGGAGTAG
- a CDS encoding HK97 family phage prohead protease, producing MDRRSRTKRSTRALKLKLYESPAPAPLAQPSAPPVFRLVDPPEEYDRDGDRMAAGALRLPPGETDVPLFWDHSHQDPSATSRLPVGRARIWWEGGEPLMSPVFDGVGELSKLCAEKVQAGTLRACSIGYLTLSARPNERGGEDVQEAELLEVSITGIPAKRSAQRLKSMATPEEVQATFEKMAQDIAETKAMVAELKELVAKLAPASEETKSEGGEEEGDAPAEGEDAVTKYFRDLVTKKK from the coding sequence ATGGACAGACGCTCGCGCACCAAACGCAGCACGCGCGCCCTGAAGCTGAAGCTCTACGAGTCTCCGGCCCCCGCGCCACTGGCGCAGCCCAGCGCGCCGCCCGTCTTCCGGTTGGTGGATCCGCCGGAGGAGTACGACCGCGACGGGGACCGGATGGCAGCGGGCGCGCTGCGCCTGCCGCCGGGGGAGACGGACGTCCCCCTCTTCTGGGACCACAGCCACCAGGACCCGAGCGCCACCAGCCGCCTGCCCGTGGGCCGTGCGCGCATCTGGTGGGAGGGCGGCGAGCCGCTCATGTCCCCCGTTTTCGACGGCGTGGGCGAGCTGTCCAAGCTGTGCGCGGAGAAGGTGCAGGCCGGCACCCTCCGCGCGTGCTCCATCGGCTACCTCACGCTGTCCGCCCGCCCTAACGAGAGGGGTGGCGAGGACGTGCAGGAGGCAGAGCTGCTGGAGGTGTCCATCACCGGCATCCCCGCAAAGCGCTCCGCGCAGAGGTTGAAGAGCATGGCGACCCCCGAAGAGGTGCAGGCGACGTTCGAGAAGATGGCCCAGGACATCGCCGAGACGAAGGCGATGGTGGCCGAGCTGAAGGAGCTGGTGGCGAAGCTGGCGCCCGCGTCCGAGGAGACGAAGAGCGAGGGCGGCGAGGAGGAAGGCGACGCCCCCGCCGAGGGCGAGGACGCGGTGACGAAGTACTTCCGCGACCTCGTCACGAAGAAGAAGTAG
- a CDS encoding phage portal protein: protein MASLFHRALKALGLLPAPQGSLVHALPVVSFSPRRGSREVLRAYKENGWLRTVVDTVAEAVATPRWRVYKRARPGVLSVLDQRLKSANPRLRTKALKDATASGELVELPDHELLRLLEAPHPRYPGRAFRKLSQVHVDLVGEAFLWLRRDDTGRVVGWEVVPPHRVMMTPTPENPVFFLSHNTFIGAVPEADVLWFKHLDPEAPEDRGAGAGMALGDELDTVEAISRATKSTFERGGIPAAIVGLDAKSSGTDLEETVLDLEKKYQEAFAGPGSAGKVWFAPAGVSLAQVQVNFRELQTEELKKGLLDFIRQTYNVPPELVGDLTSSNRSTAESAEYTLADFAVLPRLEFWRSWLQHCLVPLVDRDAILDYEDPRPQEFERVFRLMTTQPTEAFTYNEVRELAGYEPDPLLEGKRPPPLPGAGGGNNPQSASANATPNPPRDRSGEEGRL from the coding sequence ATGGCCTCCCTCTTCCACCGCGCCCTCAAGGCCCTGGGCCTGCTGCCCGCCCCCCAGGGCTCGCTTGTCCATGCCCTCCCCGTCGTCAGCTTCAGCCCGCGCCGGGGCAGTCGCGAAGTGCTACGCGCGTACAAGGAGAACGGCTGGCTGCGCACCGTCGTGGACACCGTCGCCGAGGCGGTGGCCACACCCCGCTGGCGCGTCTACAAGCGCGCCCGCCCAGGCGTCCTGAGCGTGCTCGACCAGCGCCTGAAGTCCGCCAACCCCCGGCTGCGCACTAAGGCGCTGAAGGACGCCACTGCTTCCGGTGAGCTGGTGGAGCTGCCGGACCACGAGCTGCTGCGCCTGCTGGAGGCGCCGCACCCGCGCTACCCCGGCCGCGCCTTCCGGAAGCTCAGCCAGGTGCACGTGGACCTGGTGGGCGAGGCCTTCCTATGGCTGCGCCGGGACGACACCGGACGCGTGGTGGGGTGGGAGGTGGTGCCCCCGCACCGCGTGATGATGACGCCCACGCCGGAGAACCCCGTCTTCTTCCTCAGCCACAACACCTTCATCGGCGCGGTGCCCGAAGCGGACGTCCTCTGGTTCAAGCACCTGGACCCGGAGGCGCCCGAGGACCGCGGCGCGGGCGCCGGCATGGCACTGGGCGATGAGCTGGACACGGTGGAGGCCATCTCCCGCGCGACGAAGTCCACCTTCGAACGCGGCGGCATCCCCGCAGCCATCGTCGGCCTGGACGCGAAGTCGTCAGGCACCGACCTCGAGGAGACGGTGCTCGACCTGGAGAAGAAGTACCAGGAGGCCTTCGCCGGGCCGGGCAGCGCGGGCAAGGTGTGGTTCGCCCCGGCGGGCGTCAGCCTCGCCCAGGTGCAGGTGAACTTCCGGGAGCTCCAGACGGAGGAGTTGAAGAAGGGCCTGCTGGACTTCATCCGCCAGACGTACAACGTGCCCCCGGAGCTGGTGGGCGACCTCACATCCAGTAACCGATCCACCGCGGAGAGCGCCGAGTACACCCTCGCGGATTTCGCCGTCCTGCCGCGCCTGGAGTTCTGGCGCTCCTGGCTTCAGCACTGCCTAGTGCCCCTCGTGGACCGGGACGCCATCCTCGACTACGAGGACCCGCGCCCCCAGGAGTTCGAGCGCGTCTTCCGCCTCATGACGACGCAGCCCACCGAGGCCTTCACCTACAACGAGGTGCGCGAGCTGGCCGGCTACGAGCCGGACCCGCTCCTCGAGGGCAAGCGGCCCCCTCCCCTGCCCGGCGCTGGCGGGGGCAACAACCCGCAGTCGGCCTCCGCAAACGCTACGCCCAACCCGCCGCGCGACCGCAGCGGCGAAGAGGGGCGGCTGTAG
- a CDS encoding phage major capsid protein, translating to MPAAPKPPAPAAVPQVVEVALAPLITKHVEAALAARPAIISPAAPSRAPALLKYKGLFDTEQPSLAALGVRLKSAFLEYEDLTGREKAKTLNQPLREWLEKVKSAGVFESVFAQGGNLWARESRSEEIIDVLRPASILLRAGPRIESGYGAKLTIGAINAGVQVQWEGEDEEASESDLDTGDLILGAFKAMGTIRIGNGLMRKGSLRSAEQLAADVGRAMGLAFDVAGLVGKGPKTPTGILNTPGITKKAISGTSIEQKVADLKSMVADVMEANIPLEGANPFYFMTSTTMMHLSSLRDAASSGTGGWVFPGLQDLQNPTINGFPVGHTQTLAGKNLMGFGLAQELYFGNAAPLEIEMGENGNDFKRDRKTLRGVQEGDWQVRRPKAFSIRTGVTY from the coding sequence ATGCCCGCCGCCCCGAAGCCCCCCGCGCCCGCCGCCGTCCCCCAGGTGGTGGAGGTCGCGCTCGCGCCCCTCATCACCAAGCACGTCGAGGCCGCGCTCGCCGCGCGCCCCGCCATCATCAGCCCCGCGGCGCCCAGCCGCGCGCCCGCCCTGCTGAAGTACAAGGGCCTGTTCGACACGGAGCAGCCGTCGCTCGCCGCGCTGGGCGTGCGGCTGAAGTCCGCTTTCCTGGAGTACGAGGACCTCACCGGCCGCGAGAAGGCGAAGACCCTCAACCAGCCGCTGCGCGAGTGGCTGGAGAAGGTGAAGTCCGCGGGCGTCTTCGAGTCCGTCTTCGCCCAGGGCGGCAACCTCTGGGCCCGCGAGTCGCGCAGCGAGGAAATCATCGACGTGCTGCGCCCCGCCTCCATCCTCCTGCGCGCGGGCCCGCGCATCGAGTCGGGCTACGGCGCCAAGCTCACCATCGGCGCCATCAACGCCGGCGTGCAGGTGCAGTGGGAGGGCGAGGACGAGGAGGCCAGCGAGTCCGACCTGGACACGGGCGACCTCATCCTCGGTGCCTTCAAGGCGATGGGCACCATCCGCATCGGCAACGGACTCATGCGCAAGGGCAGCCTGCGCTCCGCCGAGCAGCTCGCCGCCGACGTCGGCCGCGCCATGGGCCTGGCCTTCGATGTCGCGGGCCTCGTGGGCAAGGGCCCGAAGACGCCCACCGGCATCCTCAACACGCCGGGCATCACGAAGAAGGCCATCTCCGGTACCTCCATCGAGCAGAAGGTGGCGGACCTGAAGTCCATGGTGGCCGACGTCATGGAGGCGAACATCCCGCTGGAGGGCGCCAACCCGTTCTACTTCATGACGTCCACGACGATGATGCACCTCTCCAGCCTGCGCGACGCGGCCTCCTCGGGCACCGGCGGCTGGGTGTTCCCTGGCCTCCAGGACCTCCAGAACCCCACCATCAACGGCTTCCCCGTGGGGCACACGCAGACGCTGGCGGGGAAGAACCTCATGGGCTTCGGCCTGGCGCAGGAGCTGTACTTCGGCAACGCCGCGCCGCTGGAAATCGAGATGGGCGAGAACGGCAACGACTTCAAGCGCGACCGCAAGACGCTGCGCGGGGTGCAGGAGGGCGACTGGCAGGTGCGCCGTCCGAAGGCCTTCTCCATCCGCACGGGCGTCACCTACTAG